A stretch of Pleuronectes platessa chromosome 24, fPlePla1.1, whole genome shotgun sequence DNA encodes these proteins:
- the LOC128430849 gene encoding peripheral plasma membrane protein CASK isoform X9 has protein sequence MNPRQWAHISESAKDLVRRMLMLDPAERITVYEALNHPWLKERDRYAYKIHLPETVEQLRKFNSRRKLKGAVLAAVSSHKFNSFYGDPPEELHDFSDDPTSSGAVSQVLDSLEEIHALTDCSEKDMDFLHSVFEDQHLHTLLDLYDKINTRSSPQIRNPPSDGVQRAKEVLETISCYTENMEAKELRRILTQPHFMALLQTHDVVAHEVYSDDALRVTPPPTSPYLNGDSPDSTNGDMDLENVTRVRLVQFQKNTDEPMGITLKMNELNHCIVARIMHGGMIHRQGTLHVGDEIREINGISVANQTVEQLQKMLKEMRGSITFKIVPSYRSQSMSCESLYFPLQKDSPDLSQQSPANGHASVTSSILDLPSTIQPKGRQISRTPTIKDKLSIKIYVRAQFEYDPTKDDLIPCREAGVRFQVGDIIQIISKDDHNWWQGKLENTKNATAGLIPSPELQEWRVACIAMEKTKQEQQASCTWFGKKKKQYKDKYLAKHNAVFDQLDLVTYEEVVKLPSFKRKTLVLLGAHGVGRRHIKNTLITKHPDRFAYPIPHTTRPPKKDEDNGKNYFFVTHDQMMQDISNNDYLEYGSHEDAMYGTRLETIRQIHVQGMISILDVEPQALKILRTAEFAPYVVFIAAPTITPGMTEDDSLERLQKESEMLQHTYAHYFDQTIINNEIDDTIRHLEEAVDLVSTTAQWVPVSWVY, from the exons ATGAACCCTCGCCAGTGGGCTCACATCTCGGAGAGCGCCAAAGACCTGGTGAGACGCATGCTGATGCTGGACCCTGCCGAGAGGATCACAGTCTACGAGGCCCTCAACCACCCCTGGCTGAAG GAGAGGGACAGGTACGCCTACAAGATCCACCTGCCTGAAACGGTGGAGCAGCTGAGGAAGTTCAACTCCAGGAGGAAGCTGAAG GGTGCAGTCCTAGCTGCTGTTTCCAGCCACAAGTTTAATTCTTTCTATGGAGACCCCCCAGAGGAACTACATGACTTCTCAGATGACCCCACCTCCTCAG gggcAGTGTCGCAGGTTTTGGACAGCCTAGAGGAGATTCATGCGTTGACGGACTGCAGCGAGAAAGACATGGACTTCCTGCACAGTGTCTTTGAGGATCAGCACCTCCACACCCTGCTGGAT CTTTACGACAAAATCAACACCAGGTCGTCTCCTCAGATCAGAAACCCTCCGAGTGACGGAGTGCAGAGAGCTAAAGAG gtACTGGAAaccatctcctgctacacagaGAACATGGAGGCCAAGGAGCTCAGGAGGATCCTCACGCAGCCACACTTCATG GCCCTGCTGCAGACCCATGATGTTGTTGCCCACGAGGTCTACAGCGACGATGCGTTGAGGGTGACCCCCCCGCCCACTTCTCCCTACCTGAACGGAGACTCCCCGGACAGCACCAACGGAGACATGGACCTGGAGAACGTCACCAGGGTTCGCCTGGTGCAGTTTCAGAAGAACACTGACGAGCCCATG GGCATAactctgaaaatgaatgaactgaaCCACTGCATCGTGGCCCGCATCATGCACGGTGGAATGATTCATCGACAGG GGACTCTGCATGTTGGAGATGAGATCCGGGAAATTAATGGCATCAGCGTTGCCAATCAGACGGTAGAGCAGCTCCAAAAGATGCTG AAAGAGATGAGGGGAAGCATTACCTTTAAGATTGTGCCCAGTTACAGGTCCCAGTCCATGTCCTGTGAG tccttgtATTTTCCGTTGCAGAAAGATTCCCCAGATTTGTCTCAACAGTCGCCTGCTAATGGTCATGCTAGTGTCACCAGCTCCATCCTG GACCTGCCATCGACGATTCAGCCCAAAGGCCGTCAG ATCTCCAGAACTCCTACTATCAAGGACAAATTGTCCATCAAG ATCTACGTACGCGCTCAGTTCGAATACGATCCGACCAAAGATGACCTCATCCCGTGCAGGGAGGCGGGCGTTCGCTTCCAGGTGGGCGACATCATTCAGATCATCTCCAAGGATGACCACAACTGGTGGCAGGGAAAGCTGGAGAACACCAAGAACGCCACGGCGGGGCTCATCCCCTcgccagagctgcaggagtg GCGCGTGGCTTGTATAGCCATGGAGAAGACCAAACAGGAACAGCAGGCCAGCTGTACCTGGtttggcaaaaagaaaaaacagtacaAGGACAAATACCTGGCCAAGCACAATGCAG TGTTTGACCAACTAGACCTGGTGACTTATGAGGAAGTGGTGAAACTGCCATCGTTCAAGAGGAAAACACTGGTGCTGCTCG GCGCACACGGCGTCGGAAGGAGGCACATCAAGAACACACTCATCACCAAACATCCGGACCGGTTCGCCTACCCCATCCCCC ACACAACTCGACCTCCTAAGAAGGACGAGGACAACGGGAAGAACTACTTCTTTGTGACTCACGACCAGATGATGCAGGACATCAGCAACAATGACTACCTGGAGTACGGAAGCCACGAGGACGCCATGTACGGCACCAGGCTGGAGACCATCAGGCAGATCCACGTACAGGGCATGATCTCCATCCTGGACGTTGAACCACAG gcACTAAAGATCCTCAGGACTGCAGAGTTTGCTCCCTACGTCGTCTTCATCGCAGCTCCCACCATCACCCCAGGCATGACCGAG GACGACTCCCTGGAGCGGCTCCAGAAGGAGTCGGAGATGCTGCAGCACACCTACGCTCACTACTTCGACCAGACCATCATCAACAACGAGATCGACGACACCATCCGCCATCTGGAGGAGGCCGTCGACCTGGTGTCCACCACCGCTCAGTGGGTCCCCGTCTCCTGGGTGTACTGA
- the LOC128430851 gene encoding probable G-protein coupled receptor 34: MTSFAPSSSFPFTLSASASSNTSLSTSASSLPLSMSSFPPSFSPIKTSCHLPDDEALRWTLVIFYSLFFLFGIVGNLFALWVFLHLHSSRNSVRVFLINCAVADLVLLACLPFRVFYHINGNKWVLGNVACKLVGTLFYMNMYISITLLGFISLDRYLRLKRKGRALRGMCGSSRSSSWVACGVLWGLSLMALVSLIVKADGKKDSDQCFEYKQLHAARGKAYFNAVLVVLFWLVFITLVVSYAKIASQMLRVSQDRPDFANAPKYKRTAKKSFFVLFLFTVCFGPYHAFRPFYIHSQLGTEVSCDYMQLMDRTNEVMLLFSAFNSCLDPVMYFLLSGSVRKSALQVLGQRFGNRLSLHDATSNSSTVVFRRASVPVGLPKPELNVPSVTPRVSICVISSTLDRTGLTVLPPTGQN; encoded by the coding sequence ATGACCTCTTTTGCCCCCTCATCTTCTTTCCCCTTCACTCTTTCAGCTTCTGCATCATCCAACACCTCATTATCTACCTCTGCTTCATCCCTTCCTCTTTCAATGTCCTCTTTCCCCCCTTCCTTCTCCCCAATCAAAACTTCCTGTCATTTACCGGATGACGAAGCCCTCCGATGGACGCTGGTAATCTTCTActccctcttctttctctttgggATTGTGGGTAACCTCTTTGCATTGTGGGTGTTCCTTCACCTGCACTCGAGCCGCAATTCTGTGAGAGTATTCCTCATCAACTGTGCTGTGGCTGATCTGGTCCTGCTGGCGTGTCTGCCCTTCAGGGTCTTCTACCATATCAATGGAAACAAGTGGGTTCTGGGAAATGTGGCATGCAAGCTGGTGGGAACTCTATTTTATATGAACATGTACATAAGTATCACGTTACTGGGATTCATCAGCTTGGACAGATACTTAAGGCTGAAGAGGAAAGGTAGAGCGCTGAGAGGCATGTGTGGGAGCAGCCGCTCATCGAGCTGGGTGGCATGTGGGGTTCTGTGGGGTCTGTCACTGATGGCGCTGGTGTCCTTGATTGTCAAGGCAGACGGCAAAAAGGACAGCGACCAGTGCTTCGAGTACAAGCAGCTACACGCCGCCAGAGGGAAGGCCTACTTCAACGCTGTGCTGGTGGTGCTGTTCTGGCTCGTCTTCATCACGCTCGTGGTCTCCTATGCGAAGATCGCCTCCCAGATGCTGAGGGTGTCCCAGGACAGACCGGACTTTGCCAACGCGCCGAAATACAAACGCACCGCCAAGAAATCTTTCTTCGTCCTCTTTCTGTTCACCGTGTGTTTCGGACCCTACCACGCCTTCCGGCCCTTCTACATCCACTCGCAGCTCGGCACAGAGGTCTCGTGCGACTACATGCAGCTGATGGACCGCACCAACGAGGTGATGCTGCTGTTCTCCGCTTTCAATAGCTGTTTGGATCCGGTCATGTACTTTCTGCTATCTGGCTCGGTTCGCAAATCCGCACTGCAAGTGCTTGGGCAGCGATTTGGAAACCGGCTATCCCTCCACGATGCAACATCCAACAGCTCGACGGTGGTTTTCAGGCGGGCGTCTGTGCCTGTGGGGTTACCTAAACCTGAACTAAACGTCCCCTCCGTCACACCGAGAGTCAGCATCTGTGTCATCAGCTC
- the LOC128430849 gene encoding peripheral plasma membrane protein CASK isoform X8, giving the protein MAPEVVKREPYGKPVDVWGCGVILFILLSGCLPFYGTKERLFEAIIKGKYKMNPRQWAHISESAKDLVRRMLMLDPAERITVYEALNHPWLKERDRYAYKIHLPETVEQLRKFNSRRKLKGAVLAAVSSHKFNSFYGDPPEELHDFSDDPTSSGAVSQVLDSLEEIHALTDCSEKDMDFLHSVFEDQHLHTLLDLYDKINTRSSPQIRNPPSDGVQRAKEVLETISCYTENMEAKELRRILTQPHFMALLQTHDVVAHEVYSDDALRVTPPPTSPYLNGDSPDSTNGDMDLENVTRVRLVQFQKNTDEPMGITLKMNELNHCIVARIMHGGMIHRQGTLHVGDEIREINGISVANQTVEQLQKMLKEMRGSITFKIVPSYRSQSMSCESLYFPLQKDSPDLSQQSPANGHASVTSSILDLPSTIQPKGRQISRTPTIKDKLSIKIYVRAQFEYDPTKDDLIPCREAGVRFQVGDIIQIISKDDHNWWQGKLENTKNATAGLIPSPELQEWRVACIAMEKTKQEQQASCTWFGKKKKQYKDKYLAKHNAVFDQLDLVTYEEVVKLPSFKRKTLVLLGAHGVGRRHIKNTLITKHPDRFAYPIPHTTRPPKKDEDNGKNYFFVTHDQMMQDISNNDYLEYGSHEDAMYGTRLETIRQIHVQGMISILDVEPQALKILRTAEFAPYVVFIAAPTITPGMTEDDSLERLQKESEMLQHTYAHYFDQTIINNEIDDTIRHLEEAVDLVSTTAQWVPVSWVY; this is encoded by the exons ATGGCCCCGGAGGTGGTGAAGAGGGAGCCGTACGGCAAGCCGGTGGATGTGTGGGGATGTGGggtcatcctcttcatcctcctgtcTGGCTGCCTTCCCTTCTACGGCACCAAGGAGCGCTTGTTCGAGGCCATCATCAAAGGCAAATACAAG ATGAACCCTCGCCAGTGGGCTCACATCTCGGAGAGCGCCAAAGACCTGGTGAGACGCATGCTGATGCTGGACCCTGCCGAGAGGATCACAGTCTACGAGGCCCTCAACCACCCCTGGCTGAAG GAGAGGGACAGGTACGCCTACAAGATCCACCTGCCTGAAACGGTGGAGCAGCTGAGGAAGTTCAACTCCAGGAGGAAGCTGAAG GGTGCAGTCCTAGCTGCTGTTTCCAGCCACAAGTTTAATTCTTTCTATGGAGACCCCCCAGAGGAACTACATGACTTCTCAGATGACCCCACCTCCTCAG gggcAGTGTCGCAGGTTTTGGACAGCCTAGAGGAGATTCATGCGTTGACGGACTGCAGCGAGAAAGACATGGACTTCCTGCACAGTGTCTTTGAGGATCAGCACCTCCACACCCTGCTGGAT CTTTACGACAAAATCAACACCAGGTCGTCTCCTCAGATCAGAAACCCTCCGAGTGACGGAGTGCAGAGAGCTAAAGAG gtACTGGAAaccatctcctgctacacagaGAACATGGAGGCCAAGGAGCTCAGGAGGATCCTCACGCAGCCACACTTCATG GCCCTGCTGCAGACCCATGATGTTGTTGCCCACGAGGTCTACAGCGACGATGCGTTGAGGGTGACCCCCCCGCCCACTTCTCCCTACCTGAACGGAGACTCCCCGGACAGCACCAACGGAGACATGGACCTGGAGAACGTCACCAGGGTTCGCCTGGTGCAGTTTCAGAAGAACACTGACGAGCCCATG GGCATAactctgaaaatgaatgaactgaaCCACTGCATCGTGGCCCGCATCATGCACGGTGGAATGATTCATCGACAGG GGACTCTGCATGTTGGAGATGAGATCCGGGAAATTAATGGCATCAGCGTTGCCAATCAGACGGTAGAGCAGCTCCAAAAGATGCTG AAAGAGATGAGGGGAAGCATTACCTTTAAGATTGTGCCCAGTTACAGGTCCCAGTCCATGTCCTGTGAG tccttgtATTTTCCGTTGCAGAAAGATTCCCCAGATTTGTCTCAACAGTCGCCTGCTAATGGTCATGCTAGTGTCACCAGCTCCATCCTG GACCTGCCATCGACGATTCAGCCCAAAGGCCGTCAG ATCTCCAGAACTCCTACTATCAAGGACAAATTGTCCATCAAG ATCTACGTACGCGCTCAGTTCGAATACGATCCGACCAAAGATGACCTCATCCCGTGCAGGGAGGCGGGCGTTCGCTTCCAGGTGGGCGACATCATTCAGATCATCTCCAAGGATGACCACAACTGGTGGCAGGGAAAGCTGGAGAACACCAAGAACGCCACGGCGGGGCTCATCCCCTcgccagagctgcaggagtg GCGCGTGGCTTGTATAGCCATGGAGAAGACCAAACAGGAACAGCAGGCCAGCTGTACCTGGtttggcaaaaagaaaaaacagtacaAGGACAAATACCTGGCCAAGCACAATGCAG TGTTTGACCAACTAGACCTGGTGACTTATGAGGAAGTGGTGAAACTGCCATCGTTCAAGAGGAAAACACTGGTGCTGCTCG GCGCACACGGCGTCGGAAGGAGGCACATCAAGAACACACTCATCACCAAACATCCGGACCGGTTCGCCTACCCCATCCCCC ACACAACTCGACCTCCTAAGAAGGACGAGGACAACGGGAAGAACTACTTCTTTGTGACTCACGACCAGATGATGCAGGACATCAGCAACAATGACTACCTGGAGTACGGAAGCCACGAGGACGCCATGTACGGCACCAGGCTGGAGACCATCAGGCAGATCCACGTACAGGGCATGATCTCCATCCTGGACGTTGAACCACAG gcACTAAAGATCCTCAGGACTGCAGAGTTTGCTCCCTACGTCGTCTTCATCGCAGCTCCCACCATCACCCCAGGCATGACCGAG GACGACTCCCTGGAGCGGCTCCAGAAGGAGTCGGAGATGCTGCAGCACACCTACGCTCACTACTTCGACCAGACCATCATCAACAACGAGATCGACGACACCATCCGCCATCTGGAGGAGGCCGTCGACCTGGTGTCCACCACCGCTCAGTGGGTCCCCGTCTCCTGGGTGTACTGA